The following coding sequences lie in one Cloeon dipterum chromosome 1, ieCloDipt1.1, whole genome shotgun sequence genomic window:
- the LOC135933940 gene encoding uncharacterized protein LOC135933940: MSLGSPNSSGRWSRPGSGGEEDDEPDAWRATLPVLEDSAEPDASASASTSAVRAGSRTRIPSLRKPRSRTPSEDRTPTSSKGITELDRKVEQAAREARRQCRCEDEAGAAPDADGINPKCADKLKVRRLGGGKYNIAGRNVYVRLLKGRHMMVRVGGGWDTLEHFLERHDPCQVRVLGRGDSSAGNSRTNSRSSGINRLGLSNSSRHSTPASPSEGFLHIRAKYRSPPPARS; encoded by the exons ATGTCTTTGGGGTCTCCGAACAGCAGCGGGCGCTGGTCTCGTcccggcagcggcggcgaagAAGACGACGAGCCGGACGCGTGGCGGGCGACGCTGCCGGTGCTGGAGGACAGCGCCGAGCCGGACGCGTCTGCGTCGGCGTCGACGTCGGCGGTCAGGGCCGGCAGCCGCACGCGTATTCCCAGCCTGCGCAAGCCGCGCAGCCGCACGCCCAGCGAGGACCGCACGCCCACCTCCTCCAAGGGCATCACCGAGCTGGACCGCAAGGTCGAGCAGGCCGCCAGGGAGGCCCGCAGGCAGTGCCGATGCGAGGACGAGGCCGGTGCAGCACCGGACGCCGACGGCATAAACCCCAAATGCGCCGACAAGCTCAAGGTCAGACGCCTGGGCGGAGGAAAGTACAACATTGCTGGACGCAACGTCTACGTCAGA CTGCTGAAGGGGAGGCACATGATGGTGCGCGTGGGCGGCGGGTGGGACACGCTGGAGCATTTCCTGGAGCGGCACGACCCGTGCCAGGTGCGCGTGCTGGGCCGCGGCGACTCGTCGGCGGGCAACTCGCGCACCAACAGCCGCTCGAGCGGCATCAACCGGCTCGGCCTGTCCAACAGCAGCAGACACTCGACGCCCGCCTCGCCCAGCGAAGGCTTCCTGCACATCCGGGCCAAGTACCGCAGCCCTCCGCCGGCCAGAAGTTGA